ACCTGGCGGAGCACTTTCTTCGAAGTTTCTTCGTCCAATGAAGGCGTCGCCattgttgagagagagagagagagagagtatgtGTTTTCGTGTAACTTGCTTGGCTTCTAAACAGCGAAAGCCGAAAGCGaacagaggagagagagagagagagagagagagagagagcgctcCTAGGGTTTTGGCTTTCGCAGGATATTTTAAGCTTTGGTTTGGGCTTTGAGTTCGTTTCTGGCTTTTAAACTGAAGAAATCCGAGTGGGCCGGGTTTATGTAACAGTGTCGTTCCAGTCAGTAATTCTCCATTTATCTGCCACGTGTATAAACAGAGAATGGTGGGACCCACAAGGTTAAAGGACCGGCAACGGGCAACATCCAACCTCCTGCAATTAACTTGGATTTTGCTCGATCACGCTTCACGATCACACGTTAAAGAATGGTGAAGAACACGATTGAAATTTGCATTTGGCATATATCTtcgtatttaaaattttcacgttaaaatcttttaaaatctaaagACACACGGATGCATACATTTGCATAGTAGTCAATGCTAAGTCAACGGTTCTCCAACGCAAGAATTTAGACCCAGCGGCTCTCAAACTTTAAGTTTAATTTGCAGTCAACAGCTCTCAAAACCTTGAGTTTTGCAGTTTGTCCATCTGAGTAAGTCCTCAGTACCAATTGTCCTAATTCTAAGTACAATTTACTGTGTGATTCATGCATTTACGACTGACAAACGACCATAAGCCATGTGTGTAGCCGAGTATAGATTGTGGTACTTGcgaaggtttagggtttggggaCGAAAAGACCATCACTCAATTAGTTAGCTTTCAAATCAATGTAAGATTTATGTAGTTGGCTACTTGGTTCTCAACTAAGCTTTATACCTCATGGCTATtgtattgaattgaattatCCACACACCCCCAACTCAATTCAGAGAGATCTACCAATTTGAATATAAATGAATCACTTCTTACTCCTTGAATCAATATGTACTCAATTTGGGATAGAGGTATGGAGACAAATGCACACAAACCTCCCATCAGAAATGGGCAAACAATTAAGAGTTGAAATTCAGAGGTTTTTGGGAATAATACTTCATATTTCTTTCATTCATCAACAAGGCATATACACTACTAAGGGTTAATTAGACTTTGTCCTAATCCACTACTAATTACATAATTATCGCAACATTAAGAACCGTTTGATATGGCAATGACCACATCACAATAAGATTGGAAGACAATCTGAGACATACATACAGAGATTCAACCCTAAGCATAAGAATATTGATGTCCACTATCATTCCTTTTGCTCCCTCAATCTTGCAATATTAATTTCTAATATTGCACAAATCAAATGGTTCACCATGttccctctttttttctctctttttttttttttttttcaaatacaCACTTATAGACGATTTAGAAATCATTCACAAATGGCTAAATATAAATAGGGGTTTTAAAATGCAGTAAAATACTTTTGCAAGAAATTTGACAGCAAAATAACAAGTTTATCTCCCATCATCCTGAATGAAGTTTGATTTGTGTGGTATCATCATTATGAACCACATACAACATGCAGTGACAAGAAAGAGACTTCCCCCAGCCAAACTTCACCCATaaaacccttttctttttctacctccattttttgcattttctctttttcttatcGACAGCAACAAATTACAAGGTTTATGacatattatattcatgaagGGAAGTAACTTTTAGGACTAACTCACAAACTGAATGATAAACTGCAATCTTAATGGGCGGCAGGTAGCGGCATCTCACCCAACTCATAGACAATGATATCCTTACATGAAGTCCTCTTCCAGTTCCTGCAATGACTTGTTTGCCGATGCAATTTGTTTGTTAGATGTCATATTTTCAGAAACCATCAAACCTTTGTAGCTCCTTAGCTCTGCTTGTCTCTCCTTCTCAAGCCTTTCCATCTCCTCACGTCGTTTCTGCAAAACAGTTtcataagaaattaaattgttttgttcaaCACAAGAATATAAAATTCTACATTAGAACAACCCAAGATACACAGCCTGATTGCAATTCATTTGATCAAAAACAAGTTGGTAGTTCTATTACTAactaataattatatatatatatatatatatatatatttgaaactattctattattaattatattaagcACTGAAGAATCTAAAACCTAGAAGTAGTACAAGTCAAAATTTTTGGGGTAAAGCttaacataaaaaaacaaaagcaaaaatgcGACCCAAATTCGGCTTTAGTAAGGAGAATAATCCACGCAAATAATCTCAGAACACTACCAACCTCATATTGGCcaagggaggaggaggaactTACCTTGTCCCTCAGCAGCTGCTTTCTCTCAGCTCTTTCTGCTGCATTGACCGCTTCTCGCTCAGCTGCAGTTACATTTCACTTGCAAGTTAATCATAGCTCCAATATGGCAGAACTAGATGAGGGTAACATATGAAACCAATATCACTTATGCACGAGCTATATCCATACAGAAAAAAGATACATAAGAGATAGAGAACAGAGATATCAGAAGGAAACAACAGTGCCACATTTCCTCCATAAACAGCAATATAATAACTATTCTTCAAGACAGGATCTTTAGAGCAAATTTGATCTACACAAACTCAATTGAAGCTGTGACAGAAAATTTACCTTTTAAATCAGGCTTCCTTTCCACTTTTGTCCTGTTCAATCTATTAACTACCTCATTAATCCGCTTCTCCACTCTCACAGTTCGAACCTAAATAAAGTGTCATAGTTGGACAATGATCAGTATCTCCAAGCATGCTGAACCCAATGAAAGTACAAACTACATGGCATGATACTATTCTAGATAGTAATATACATAGAATACAATTATAAAGAAACTCACCATCTTTGAATTGTAGAAACCAACTTGACCAACATCCATGGAGGCAGTTTTCTTCAAATTGGACCAGGGAGTGTAAACAACATCGACATTGTTCACCTTGTTGCCTACAATATAATAAGTCATTAGAACACCACAACAACGCAGTTGCCTAATCAGaacaaggaaaaacaaaaccctttTGTAGAGGCTTGGATGGAATTACAAAATGAAACCAAATTACTCTAAAATGtatgaattaattaagataATACCTTGGATGGAATTTGCTTTGACAAGCTGTGCGCAATCCTCCAGTAAACCTTCACTTATACCATCAATGGTCTGTCCTTTGTGCAGTCTAACATAAACATGGGCAGAAGACATTTTATCCACATGGAACCTAGATCACCAAAAATCCCATTAAGTTTTAACAATGCTTTTCTTATTAATAACAAACTCCTTTTATCTTTTGGTTTAGTTACTAATAACAAGTTCAGACTATCAAACTCAGGAATAATGCGTAGCCATGGTCTGAATTAAAGAACCAATTACTCCAAAAACCGTCTAAACAAGCATTTCTTGAACATTCAATATGTACACTAACATGGTGGTATCACAGAACTTCCAATCGCTCTTTCTATATAAACGCATCAACCGCATAATAAGCAGCCACGCTTGAAAGTAATACAATTAACAAAGCACAGAATCCCACAGCTAATGCGAAAGAGAACATAGATCAAATGTCTCACACCAACCACAATTACACTCTGTTTGTCCTGTTCACAGAAAGCTTGCTCTAAACATTCAAAGTACACAATCTGCGTCTGTCAATCGTTTGCAATTTgcaaccctaaaccctaattcTTGATTCTTGACCAGCAAATTTGAAAACTTCGCAAGAAATGTAATTGCAAATGGAAATTCGGATAAAAATTTCTAATTGGAATAGAAATCAGATAAATTAGAGAAGAGGAGGGTGGGAGATAGATACCAAATGTCTTCGGGGAAGCCATATTTGATGAGCTCCTCGTTCTCGAACTTGTCAAGCCCCATGAAAATGGTGTAATCGCCAACCTCGGATCGAGCTTTGAAGTAGAAGACCATCTTGTTCGTTCGGCCCTTTGGAATTCGATGCCACAGAAAACGAGAACCTCTGAGGAGCTAGGGCTTCCAAGTTCCTTCCAGCTTTCCAATTGGGATTTTGGGCACTGgaaactttttcatttttatttttgtttttgtttttgtttttgttttgattttgctattttttgtTGGGCCTGGGTTTCTTATGATTGGTCTGAGATTCTTAATTCGTAAGGTCAATAATTTCATCAATTATTTGACGACATGTCGTATTGGACAACTGGCAACCTTTTTTGACTTGGAGATGACAACTCGTATCAAGTTGAACCTATGAGGACCACGATATGGGACCTAGAACCCATAAATTGGCAGAGAAATTAGGAATGGCTGTGTGAGGACTTATTTataaagaagagagaaattttttat
The window above is part of the Prunus dulcis chromosome 1, ALMONDv2, whole genome shotgun sequence genome. Proteins encoded here:
- the LOC117614778 gene encoding coiled-coil domain-containing protein 25 isoform X2; its protein translation is MVFYFKARSEVGDYTIFMGLDKFENEELIKYGFPEDIWFHVDKMSSAHVYVRLHKGQTIDGISEGLLEDCAQLVKANSIQGNKVNNVDVVYTPWSNLKKTASMDVGQVGFYNSKMVRTVRVEKRINEVVNRLNRTKVERKPDLKAEREAVNAAERAERKQLLRDKKRREEMERLEKERQAELRSYKGLMVSENMTSNKQIASANKSLQELEEDFM
- the LOC117614778 gene encoding coiled-coil domain-containing protein 25 isoform X1; translation: MVFYFKARSEVGDYTIFMGLDKFENEELIKYGFPEDIWFHVDKMSSAHVYVRLHKGQTIDGISEGLLEDCAQLVKANSIQGNKVNNVDVVYTPWSNLKKTASMDVGQVGFYNSKMVRTVRVEKRINEVVNRLNRTKVERKPDLKAEREAVNAAERAERKQLLRDKVSSSSSLGQYEKRREEMERLEKERQAELRSYKGLMVSENMTSNKQIASANKSLQELEEDFM